From a single Apium graveolens cultivar Ventura chromosome 2, ASM990537v1, whole genome shotgun sequence genomic region:
- the LOC141707785 gene encoding guanylate kinase 2-like: MGEAPAILLDNLQEGGTNVFDLKSQGTQTATVIGSKIYVIGWATDEAATFGVRIFDKCTNQWVTLTVLGTKPKPFSGHLAVLLCEDRILVVKENSAFDDCIWFLEVNTQYIRQQQKNFETLVVAWSRGVIGDAEKPVVISGPSGVGKGTLINKLMKEFRAMFGFSVSHTTRAPREGEKNGVHYHFTERGVMEQDIKDGKFLEFASVHGNLYGTSIEAVDVVADAGKRCILDIDVQGARSVRDSCLEAIFIFVCPPSFEELEKRLRARGTETEEQIQKRLRNAKNELEKGREPGLFDHMLVNDDFDSCYERLKKLLGLDGTINEIPHHSSSEMGFLHLVDSASKSDEKILIKCKTGEQEKASQSMIVLDLSSIKGGAPARTRGLNMYYGEHPIPNGSTMGEKWSL, encoded by the exons ATG GGGGAAGCTCCAGCCATTTTACTCGATAATTTGCAGGAGGGTGGTACGAATGTGTTTGATTTGAAATCTCAAGGCACTCAGACAGCTACAGTTATTGGGAGCAAAATA TATGTTATTGGTTGGGCTACTGATGAAGCAGCCACTTTTGGAGTTCGTATTTTTGACAAATGTACCAATCAATG GGTGACTCTTACTGTCCTGGGAACAAAACCCAAACCGTTTAGTGGCCACTTAGCTGTGCTTTTATGTGAAGATCGGATTTTGGTTGTGAAGGAAAACTCGGCCTTTGATGATTGCATATGGTTTCTGGAG GTGAACACACAATATATTAGACAGCAGCAGAAGAATTTTGAAACACTGGTGGTTGCTTGGAGTCGGGGAGTCATAGGCGATGCTGAGAAGCCAGTTGTTATTAGTGGCCCTTCTGGTGTGGGAAAAGGAACCTTAATAAACAAACTGATGAAGGAATTTCGAGCCATGTTTGGATTCTCAGTGAGCCACACAACCCGTGCACCAAGGGAAGGGGAGAAGAATGGAGTCCATTATCATTTCACTGAGCGTGGTGTTATGGAGCAGGATATAAAGGACGGAAAGTTCCTTGAGTTTGCTTCTGTGCATGGGAATCTTTATGGAACCAGTATAGAAGCAGTTGATGTTGTTGCAGATGCTGGAAAG AGATGCATCCTTGACATTGATGTTCAAGGGGCAAGGTCCGTGAGGGATAGTTGTCTTGAAGCGATATTCATCTTTGTGTGCCCTCCCTCGTTTGAGGAACTTGAGAAGCGCCTTCGCGCAAG GGGGACTGAGACGGAGGAACAAATCCAAAAGCGACTTCGAAATGCTAAGAATGAACTCGAAAAAGGAAGAGAGCCTGGCCTGTTTGACCATATGCTGGTCAATGATGACTTCGACTCTTGCTATGAGCGTCTTAAG AAACTCTTGGGTCTTGATGGAACCATTAACGAAATCCCGCACCATTCTT CATCGGAAATGGGATTTCTGCATCTGGTCGATTCGGCATCTAAAAGTGATGAGAAGATTCTGATAAAATGCAAAACCGGGGAGCAAGAGAAGGCCTCCCAGAGCAT GATTGTACTGGATTTATCTTCGATTAAAGGAGGGGCACCAGCTCGGACAAGAGGCCTTAATATGTATTACGGTGAACATCCTATACCAAATGGCTCAACTATGGGTGAGAAGTGGAGCTTATGA